The genomic region AACAGTACTATACGAATCGGTACTGAACATCCCCCCTGTAATTGTACATGCTCCCATAGCAATAACATATTTTGGTTCAGGCATTTGTTCATATAATCTCACTAAAGAAGGAGCCATTTTCATTGTTACTGTGCCGGCTGTTAAAATGAGGTCTGCCTGTCTAGGACTCGATCTTGGTACCAGTCCATAACGATCAAAGTCGAATCGTGAGCCTATTAATGAAGCAAATTCAATGAAGCAACAACTGGTACCATAAAGAAGCGGCCATAAACTAGAGAGCCTTGACCAATTTGAAAGATCATTTAATGTAGTTGAAATAACTGAATTTTGGGTTGTTCGAGCAAGTAAGGGAAATTCTATGGAATTCATAACCGTCTCAATGTTATTTTTTTTTACTTTTTTTATTGTCTGAATATTCAGGAACTAAGACCATTCCAATGCTCCTTTTCGCCATGCATAAACTAAACCAACAATTAGGATAAGCACGAAAATTAAAGCTTCTATAAATACGGATACCCCCAATACATCGAAACTCATTGCCCATGGATAAAGAAAAACCGTTTCAACATCAAAAACAACAAAAACTAGAGCAAACATATAATAACGGATTCGAAATTGTAACCAAGCATCGCCCATTGGTTCTATACCTGATTCATAACTCGAAAGTTTCTCTGGCCCTTTGCTAATCGGGGCTAAAATTCCGGAAATTAGAAATGCCAAAATAGGAATAACACTTGATATTATTAGAAATGCCCAGAAAATATCATATTCGTAAAGCAGAAACATAGATGAACTCCTATGAGTGTGAAAAATAGACCCGATTAGTCGATTCAATTTAGTCGATTTAATTGGAATTAATTGTAAAGTCATCCATAATATCAAATAAATCATTTTGATCGACCTATCTAGTTTCGTTTGTTAACTGTGGTACATGTCTCGTTTAAATATTCATCAATTGGAATCCTATTTCCATTAACCTTACTTCGATTTTTTTTTCGATATAGATAGAGTAGTTATAAATAGATAGTGCCCTTATACAAAACAAATAAAACTTTTTCGCTTTCACCTGCCTTCGGATGAATTTTTTATAACGAAAAAAAGGAATTCAAACAAAATAAAAAAAAAATGCGCATTTTTTTATTTCTTTTTATTTCTTCGGATTCAAAATTCGAATATTCAAAAAATATTCGAAATGGAAATCGATTTTTTTTTATTAAAAAAAATTTATTTATTCGAATTTTAATATACTAGTTAACGAAACTATTCTATTAGTTAGAATAAACTATAATATTAGTTATATTAGGGCTATACGGACTCGAACCGTAGACCTTCTCGGTAAAACAGATCAAACTGATTATTATCAAAATGATTCGAACTGGTTCAAAGACCCAACATGCCTTTTTTTTTGCATTGGGCTCTTTCATTA from Eucalyptus grandis chloroplast, complete genome harbors:
- the ndhC gene encoding NADH-plastoquinone oxidoreductase subunit 3, which produces MFLLYEYDIFWAFLIISSVIPILAFLISGILAPISKGPEKLSSYESGIEPMGDAWLQFRIRYYMFALVFVVFDVETVFLYPWAMSFDVLGVSVFIEALIFVLILIVGLVYAWRKGALEWS